A part of Miscanthus floridulus cultivar M001 chromosome 6, ASM1932011v1, whole genome shotgun sequence genomic DNA contains:
- the LOC136458027 gene encoding transcription factor Pur-alpha 1-like: MDGGGGGGGGGGGVGAGVMVGGGVGPGGAAWRWRGGDVELVSKTLQFEHKLFYFDLKENPRGRYLKISEKTSATRSTIIVPVDGVAWFLDLFDYYIRTDERDAFSKELRLQTKVFYFDIGENKRGRFLKVSEASVNRNRSTIIVPACSSGEEGWEAFRNVLLEINNEASRLYVLPNHPNQIAQQHMEPPERLPGLSDDVGAGFIAGHGSQSASGPEVDVDRLVDLPPQEEISGMGMSKVIRADQKRFFFDLGSNNRGHYLRISEVAGADRSSIILPLSGLKQFHEMVGHFVDIMKDRLEGMTGANVRTVEPSQR; the protein is encoded by the exons ATggacggcggaggcggtggtggcggaggaggcggcggagtTGGGGCAGGTGTCATGGTGGGCGGCGGAGTCGGGCCGGGCGGGGCGGCGTGGCGTTGGCGGGGCGGCGACGTGGAGCTCGTCAGCAAGACGCTGCAGTTCGAGCACaagctgttctacttcgatctgaAGGAGAACCCGCGGGGGAGGTACCTCAAGATCTCCGAGAAGACCTCGGCCACGCGCTCCACCATCATCGTCCCCGTCGACGGCGTCGCCTGGTTCCTCGACCTCTTCGACTACTACATCCGCACCGACGAGCGCGACGCCTTCAGCAAGGAGCTGCGGCTCCAGACCAAG GTGTTCTATTTCGATATCGGGGAGAACAAGAGGGGCCGATTCCTCAAG GTTTCCGAGGCCTCTGTCAACAGGAATCGGAGTACCATAATTGTTCCAGCTTGCAGCTCTGGTGAAGAGGGCTGGGAAGCATTCAGGAATGTACTGTTGGAAATAAATAACGAGGCTTCCAGATTGTATGTCCTACCAAATCATCCAAATCAG ATTGCCCAGCAACACATGGAGCCGCCAGAGCGTCTTCCTGGCCTTTCCGATGATGTGGGTGCCGGATTTATAGCTGGACATGGTAGCCAGTCCGCTTCTGGGCCAGAGGTAGATGTTGATCGCTTGgttgatctgcctcctcaagAAGAAATTAGTGGCATGGGTATGTCTAAGGTGATTAGGGCAGATCAGAAGAGGTTCTTCTTTGACCTGGGCAGCAACAACAGGGGCCATTATTTGAGGATTTCTGAG GTGGCTGGAGCTGATCGTTCGTCTATAATCTTGCCGctctcgggtttgaagcagttccaTGAAATGGTCGGTCACTTTGTAGATATAATGAAGGACAGGCTTGAAGGAATGACAGGAGCTAACGTGCGCACTGTCGAACCCAGCCAGAGATGA
- the LOC136458026 gene encoding uncharacterized protein yields MMRRRGLPSFCHGVASTSTVQQLHGKELAAASSAAGADAATSSFVTVPPSVVGSCVAETEVGATGTGTGGDGGGPAVTLEQMILQLYLEEEAARKARRAAAGEGTSTGEGWCPRRMSCVDGGGPADHVLRSARDALNQYPRFSLDGRDAMYRASFSGFYEGMGRRDRGRDANNAGNRPARASVCCAAGAGCAALACSVGGYEMDLERTLRLPATVAGESVVWCKPGVVAKLMGLDAVPVPLRGGLRRRKASGHPVPACGGVGGGVRKQRPRRTGQDELALHKEKLFMALHGYDLVRTGGRHAGGLRSGVGPDVVGAMGTDGDGCRESRLRR; encoded by the coding sequence ATGATGCGCCGTCGCGGGCTCCCCAGCTTCTGCCACGGAGTCGCCTCCACGTCCACGGTGCAGCAGCTCCACGGtaaggagctggcagccgccagCAGCGCGGCGGGCGCGGACGCAGCAACCTCGTCCTTCGTCACCGTGCCGCCGTCGGTGGTTGGTTCGTGCGTGGCGGAGACCGAGGTGGGCGCCACCGGCACGGGCACCGGTGGCGACGGCGGTGGTCCGGCGGTCACGCTTGAGCAGATGATCCTGCAGCTGTACctggaggaggaggccgccaggaaggcgcggcgcgcggcggcgggggagggGACATCCACGGGGGAGGGCTGGTGCCCAAGGCGGATGTCCTGTGTCGACGGCGGTGGTCCGGCTGACCACGTGCTCCGGTCGGCGCGGGACGCGCTGAACCAGTACCCGCGCTTCTCGCTCGACGGCCGGGACGCCATGTACCGCGCGTCGTTCAGCGGCTTCTACGAGGGCATGGGCCGCCGCGACCGCGGCCGCGACGCCAATAATGCCGGCAACCGGCCGGCGAGGGCTTCGGTGTGCTGCGCCGCCGGCGCGGGGTGCGCGGCGCTCGCGTGCAGCGTGGGGGGATACGAGATGGACCTGGAGCGGACGCTGCGGTTGCCGGCCACCGTCGCCGGGGAAAGCGTGGTGTGGTGCAAGCCCGGCGTGGTGGCCAAGCTGATGGGGCTGGACGCCGTGCCCGTGCCGCTCAGGGGAGGGCTCCGGCGGAGGAAGGCGAGTGGCCATCCGGTGCCAGCTTGTGGCGGCGTCGGCGGTGGCGTCAGGAAGCAGAGGCCGCGGAGAACGGGGCAAGACGAGCTGGCCTTGCACAAGGAGAAGCTCTTCATGGCGTTGCATGGCTACGATCTTGTCAGGACGGGCGGGCGTCACGCTGGGGGCCTCCGGTCCGGCGTGGGGCCCGATGTCGTCGGTGCCATGGGCACGGACGGCGATGGCTGCAGGGAGTCCCGGCTTCGTCGTTGA